In Candidatus Vicinibacter proximus, the following are encoded in one genomic region:
- a CDS encoding transposase, with product MKQIRRKFTSGFKAQVALEAIKNKKTLAELSKQFDVNAVLISKWKTECLENLGSVFEKEKSTTDNSENVEIEKLYAQIGQLKVENDFLKKSCKKLGI from the coding sequence ATGAAACAAATACGTCGCAAATTTACTTCAGGTTTTAAGGCCCAGGTCGCTTTAGAAGCCATCAAAAACAAAAAGACATTGGCTGAATTAAGTAAGCAATTTGATGTCAATGCTGTTCTGATTTCCAAATGGAAGACAGAATGTCTTGAGAATCTAGGATCTGTCTTTGAAAAGGAAAAATCAACAACTGATAATTCAGAGAATGTAGAAATCGAGAAGCTTTATGCACAAATCGGCCAATTGAAGGTTGAGAATGATTTTTTAAAAAAAAGTTGCAAGAAACTGGGAATATGA
- a CDS encoding JAB domain-containing protein, whose protein sequence is MKKSIDHIESNPLWQVAEVKVSYSNKSKVVELPIIKSSKDSEAILRENWGNNMELLEEFNVLFLNRANRVKGIFRLSKGGTCGTVVDFKILFSVALKAITSSLILAHNHPSGSLQPSDNDIALTKKAKEAGKLIDINILDHLILVPNSGYYSFSDECLFF, encoded by the coding sequence ATGAAAAAATCAATTGATCACATTGAGTCAAATCCACTATGGCAAGTAGCTGAAGTCAAAGTCTCGTATTCAAACAAAAGTAAAGTAGTTGAACTACCCATTATCAAATCCTCCAAAGACTCAGAAGCTATCCTTCGAGAGAATTGGGGGAACAATATGGAGCTACTGGAGGAATTCAATGTTTTGTTTCTAAATCGAGCTAACCGAGTAAAAGGAATCTTTAGGCTCTCAAAAGGTGGAACTTGTGGAACTGTAGTAGATTTCAAGATCCTATTCTCTGTAGCCCTTAAAGCTATAACATCAAGTTTGATCCTAGCTCACAATCATCCTTCTGGAAGCCTTCAACCGAGTGATAATGATATTGCCTTAACAAAGAAGGCTAAAGAGGCTGGAAAACTAATCGATATCAATATTCTTGACCATCTAATATTGGTTCCTAATTCTGGCTACTACTCATTTTCAGATGAATGCTTGTTCTTTTGA
- a CDS encoding DUF1738 domain-containing protein: MKKVNNTETVQVVTNQKLDLYQEVTNKIIAMLENGVIPWRRPWNTYGLARNYFSGHKYRGINYILMNFSRHRIPYFLTFNQIKELGAVLNAGAKAEKVIYFNLTYKDLEGNKLSEIEAQSIIKDKMKIDVIRTIKYYPVFNIEDTKGIPIEMLDYELNPNEKIEKCESIVENMPNRPEIKLIDSDHAYYLPSKDFINMPMLAQFQSSFAYYACLFHELAHSTGHRSRLNREGIVNSETFGSVVYSTEELIAEIGSSYLCCIAQIDNDPLLQRSSSYLNDWLKVLKEDNRFIFKVASQAQKAVEYMLSNENLNS, translated from the coding sequence ATGAAAAAAGTAAATAATACAGAAACAGTTCAGGTTGTTACTAATCAGAAACTAGACCTGTATCAAGAAGTGACCAATAAGATTATCGCCATGCTAGAAAATGGTGTTATACCTTGGCGAAGACCTTGGAATACCTATGGCTTGGCACGAAATTATTTTTCAGGCCATAAATATCGAGGTATCAACTACATCTTGATGAACTTTTCAAGACATAGGATTCCATATTTTCTAACCTTTAATCAGATTAAGGAATTAGGAGCAGTATTGAATGCAGGAGCGAAAGCGGAAAAGGTTATTTATTTCAATCTGACTTACAAGGATTTGGAAGGTAATAAATTGAGTGAAATTGAGGCACAGAGTATTATTAAGGACAAAATGAAAATAGATGTAATTCGAACCATTAAATACTATCCTGTCTTCAATATTGAAGACACAAAAGGTATTCCTATTGAAATGCTAGATTATGAACTCAATCCTAATGAGAAGATTGAAAAGTGTGAAAGTATAGTCGAGAATATGCCTAATAGGCCGGAGATTAAGCTCATAGATTCCGATCATGCCTATTACTTACCTTCAAAGGACTTTATCAACATGCCAATGCTGGCGCAATTCCAATCAAGCTTCGCTTATTATGCTTGCTTATTTCATGAGTTAGCTCATTCGACCGGACATAGATCTAGACTTAATAGAGAAGGAATTGTAAATTCTGAAACTTTTGGAAGCGTGGTTTATAGCACGGAGGAACTTATTGCTGAGATTGGAAGCTCCTATTTATGTTGTATAGCACAAATTGATAATGATCCCCTTTTGCAAAGAAGTTCTTCATATTTGAACGATTGGTTGAAAGTTCTAAAGGAAGATAATCGATTTATCTTTAAAGTAGCTTCACAGGCTCAAAAAGCGGTTGAGTATATGTTAAGCAATGAAAATCTGAACTCATAG
- the gwsS gene encoding grasp-with-spasm system SPASM domain peptide maturase, protein MDDYIKIFSNIKIVKGVRFGLVIDYQNKKYFRVERNIFDLILKFDGVKIKNIYNINRSYDKGSIDKLLKILVKQNLIFITKIPNQFPPIDMNYFWPSQISNAIIDVNFKHIEFYKDVFDDLTDLGCEFMKLRIFHELNFKLVENILNLLDKSSVINCTIEISKINPSKISKLDNLFNSFHILKQIVIFNFREDIKINPRIENGELILRSEEVNSHTSCGVVSENIFLSNINFLSEGLKFNTCLNRKVGIDFNGEIKNCPSMRKSHGNIQNSRIKEICISNDFIELWSITKDKISVCKDCEFRYVCTDCRAFIEDPEDYFSKPLKCGYNPYIGQWSEWSTNPLKKKAIEFYKL, encoded by the coding sequence ATGGATGATTATATTAAAATATTTAGTAATATTAAAATAGTTAAAGGTGTAAGGTTTGGTTTAGTAATCGACTATCAAAATAAGAAGTATTTTAGAGTTGAAAGAAATATTTTTGATTTGATACTTAAATTTGATGGAGTTAAAATCAAGAATATTTATAATATTAATAGATCGTATGATAAAGGATCTATTGATAAATTATTAAAAATATTGGTTAAGCAAAACCTTATATTTATTACAAAAATTCCTAATCAATTTCCTCCAATTGATATGAATTATTTTTGGCCCAGTCAAATTTCAAATGCAATTATTGATGTTAATTTTAAACATATTGAATTTTATAAAGATGTATTCGATGATTTAACCGATCTAGGTTGTGAATTTATGAAACTAAGAATATTTCATGAATTAAATTTTAAGTTAGTTGAAAACATATTAAATTTATTAGATAAGTCTAGTGTTATTAATTGTACTATAGAGATTTCAAAAATCAATCCAAGCAAGATTAGCAAATTGGATAATTTATTTAATAGTTTCCATATTTTAAAGCAAATTGTAATTTTCAATTTTCGAGAAGATATTAAAATTAACCCAAGAATCGAAAATGGAGAATTAATTTTAAGATCTGAAGAGGTCAATTCTCATACTTCATGTGGTGTGGTTTCAGAAAATATTTTTTTATCGAATATTAATTTCTTATCAGAAGGGTTGAAATTTAATACTTGTTTAAACAGGAAAGTAGGAATCGATTTTAATGGAGAAATCAAGAATTGTCCTTCAATGCGAAAAAGTCATGGAAATATACAAAATAGTAGAATAAAAGAAATATGTATTTCAAATGATTTTATTGAACTCTGGAGTATTACAAAAGATAAAATTAGTGTATGCAAAGATTGTGAATTTAGATATGTTTGCACTGATTGCCGTGCTTTTATTGAAGACCCAGAAGACTATTTTAGTAAGCCTTTAAAATGTGGCTATAATCCTTATATTGGTCAATGGAGTGAGTGGAGCACAAATCCTTTAAAAAAGAAAGCTATTGAATTCTATAAACTTTAA
- a CDS encoding helix-turn-helix transcriptional regulator encodes MNYNQLVASRMKQQREISKLTVSAVADHLNTQKSTISLLENGKQQINVEHLKAYSLLLNIPITTFLPEIKLNIEEDIVKNEADTKLYESLKTAIDCMKTFLGRNLKL; translated from the coding sequence GTGAACTATAATCAATTAGTTGCTAGTCGGATGAAACAACAACGAGAAATTAGTAAATTGACCGTTTCAGCAGTTGCAGATCATCTTAATACACAAAAATCCACCATAAGTTTATTGGAAAATGGTAAGCAACAAATTAATGTAGAACATCTTAAGGCATATAGTTTATTACTAAATATCCCAATTACAACTTTTTTACCTGAAATCAAACTTAACATTGAAGAAGATATTGTTAAAAATGAAGCTGATACAAAATTATACGAAAGTCTTAAAACTGCTATAGACTGTATGAAAACATTCCTTGGGAGAAATTTAAAGTTATAA
- a CDS encoding peptidase domain-containing ABC transporter: protein MKILFPFYSQHDSMDCGPACLNMVSEYHKKKFNISYLRTQCSIDRQGVSLKGIACAAQMIGFNTLAVKIEYGKNLQDATLVTAPLPLIAHWNQSHFIVVYKVTFKRVHIADPAAGKFVLSREDFEKGWLSDSDQGIALLLEPDKDFYSKTDGKDKKSFGLSFILAYASPFRRLIIQLILGLLIGTTLQAIMPLLTQSIVDVGIQTKDIHFIYLILAGQLALYSGQIIVRLIQSQILLNIGTRVNVQLISDFLQKLMRLPISYFESKHTGDIMQRVGDHNRIESFLTQSILSVIFATFSILVLGTMLIFYNLQIFFIFLISSFLYFIWIFVFLKKRKEIDYKLFARYSANQNNLIEIIHGMTEIKLQGSQNKRRWNWAQTQAELFKAKMNSLKLSQFQDIGGLAINQLKDILITIISASAVINGKISLGVMIAIQFIIGQLNGPLQSLIQFVRSGQDAKLSLERLGEIHSLPNEDPETNNKVLDIPFDNIHIRDLNFRYTPILDDVLIGINCIIESGKLTAIVGSSGSGKTTLLKILLGFYEEYKGTIHVGSVDFNQLDKQQWRMKCGAVLHDGYIFSDSIANNIAESDDYTDTKKLHEATKIANISDFINELPLKYNTKIGANGNGISQGQRQRILIARAAYKNPDYMYFDEATNSLDTINERKIMENLNKFYNGKTVVVVAHRLSTVKNADKIIVLEQGRIVETGTHEELIKIKGKYFELVRHQLELGN, encoded by the coding sequence ATGAAAATTTTATTTCCTTTTTACAGTCAACATGATTCAATGGACTGTGGACCTGCGTGTCTTAATATGGTATCTGAATATCATAAAAAGAAATTCAATATTTCATATTTACGCACTCAATGCTCAATAGATCGACAAGGTGTTAGTCTGAAAGGTATTGCATGTGCAGCACAAATGATTGGATTTAATACACTTGCTGTTAAAATTGAATATGGCAAGAATCTTCAAGATGCGACTTTAGTTACTGCGCCTTTACCTCTAATTGCTCATTGGAATCAAAGTCATTTTATTGTTGTATATAAAGTAACTTTCAAACGGGTACATATTGCAGATCCAGCTGCTGGAAAGTTTGTTTTGAGTAGAGAAGATTTTGAAAAGGGATGGCTTTCAGATTCTGATCAAGGTATTGCATTATTATTGGAGCCAGATAAGGATTTTTATTCTAAGACTGATGGAAAAGATAAAAAAAGTTTTGGGTTATCATTTATACTAGCGTACGCTTCTCCTTTTAGGAGATTGATAATTCAATTAATACTTGGTCTATTAATTGGAACAACACTACAGGCAATAATGCCATTACTTACTCAATCCATAGTTGATGTTGGAATACAAACGAAAGATATTCATTTTATTTACTTGATATTAGCTGGACAATTAGCTTTGTATTCTGGTCAAATAATCGTAAGATTAATACAAAGTCAAATCCTTCTAAATATTGGAACCAGAGTAAATGTCCAATTGATTTCTGATTTTCTTCAAAAATTGATGAGACTTCCCATTTCGTATTTTGAGTCTAAACATACTGGAGATATTATGCAACGAGTAGGAGATCACAATAGGATAGAATCTTTTTTAACTCAATCAATACTATCAGTGATATTTGCTACATTCTCTATATTGGTTTTGGGTACTATGTTGATATTTTATAATCTTCAGATCTTTTTTATTTTTTTAATCTCATCGTTTTTGTATTTCATATGGATTTTTGTTTTCTTAAAAAAGCGAAAGGAGATTGATTATAAACTCTTTGCCAGATATTCTGCAAATCAAAATAATTTGATAGAAATTATTCATGGTATGACTGAAATTAAACTTCAAGGAAGTCAAAATAAAAGAAGATGGAACTGGGCACAAACACAAGCAGAGTTATTTAAGGCTAAAATGAATTCTCTTAAATTGAGTCAATTCCAGGATATTGGAGGACTTGCAATTAATCAACTTAAGGATATCTTAATTACAATAATTTCAGCATCTGCTGTAATAAATGGGAAAATAAGCCTAGGTGTAATGATTGCAATTCAATTTATTATTGGTCAATTAAATGGACCATTGCAATCATTAATTCAATTTGTAAGATCAGGTCAAGATGCAAAACTAAGCCTTGAACGTCTTGGAGAGATTCATAGTCTTCCAAATGAGGATCCAGAAACAAATAATAAAGTCTTGGATATACCTTTTGATAATATCCACATACGAGATCTAAATTTTAGATATACCCCTATACTAGATGATGTATTAATAGGTATTAATTGTATAATTGAATCTGGTAAACTAACAGCAATAGTTGGTTCTAGTGGCAGTGGCAAGACAACACTTTTAAAAATTCTACTAGGATTTTATGAAGAATATAAAGGTACAATACATGTAGGAAGTGTTGATTTTAATCAATTAGACAAACAACAATGGAGAATGAAATGCGGGGCAGTATTGCATGATGGATACATTTTCTCTGACAGTATAGCTAATAATATTGCAGAATCAGATGATTATACTGATACTAAAAAGCTTCATGAAGCTACTAAGATTGCTAATATTTCAGACTTCATCAATGAACTACCTTTAAAATATAATACTAAAATTGGAGCAAATGGAAATGGCATAAGTCAAGGTCAAAGGCAAAGAATATTAATTGCTAGAGCGGCTTATAAAAATCCAGATTATATGTATTTTGATGAAGCTACTAATTCCTTAGATACAATCAATGAACGAAAAATTATGGAAAACCTTAATAAATTTTATAATGGAAAAACGGTAGTTGTTGTAGCTCACAGACTTAGTACAGTTAAAAATGCTGATAAAATTATAGTTCTAGAGCAAGGAAGAATTGTTGAAACAGGCACACATGAGGAACTTATTAAAATAAAAGGAAAGTATTTTGAATTGGTTAGACACCAGCTAGAACTGGGGAATTAA